In one Pseudomonas hydrolytica genomic region, the following are encoded:
- a CDS encoding riboflavin synthase — translation MFTGIIEAIGSIRAMTPKGGDVRVYVATGKLDLGDVKLGDSIAVNGVCLTAVELPGDGFWADVSRETLARTAFVDLKPGSAVNLEKALTPTSRLGGHLVSGHVDGVGEIVSRADNARAVQFRVRAPRELAKYIAHKGSITVDGTSLTVNAVDGAEFELTIVPHTLAETIMVDYQAGRKVNLEVDLLARYLERLLLGDKAAEPKASGLTESFLAEHGYLKN, via the coding sequence ATGTTCACCGGCATAATCGAAGCCATCGGCAGCATCCGCGCCATGACGCCCAAGGGCGGCGACGTGCGCGTCTACGTGGCCACCGGCAAACTCGATCTGGGTGACGTCAAGCTCGGCGACAGCATCGCCGTCAACGGCGTGTGCCTGACCGCGGTGGAACTGCCTGGCGACGGCTTCTGGGCCGACGTCAGCCGCGAGACGCTGGCGCGCACCGCCTTCGTCGACCTCAAACCCGGCAGCGCGGTGAACCTGGAAAAGGCCCTGACGCCCACCAGCCGCCTCGGCGGGCACCTGGTCAGCGGTCACGTCGATGGCGTCGGCGAGATCGTCTCGCGCGCCGATAACGCCCGCGCCGTGCAGTTCAGGGTGCGCGCCCCGCGTGAGCTGGCCAAGTACATCGCGCACAAGGGCTCGATCACCGTCGACGGCACCAGCCTGACCGTCAATGCGGTCGATGGCGCCGAGTTCGAACTGACCATCGTGCCGCACACCCTGGCCGAGACCATCATGGTCGACTACCAGGCCGGGCGTAAGGTCAACCTCGAAGTCGACCTGCTGGCGCGTTACCTGGAGCGCCTGCTGCTCGGCGACAAGGCCGCCGAGCCCAAGGCCTCGGGCCTGACCGAAAGCTTTCTCGCCGAACACGGCTACCTGAAGAATTGA
- the ribH gene encoding 6,7-dimethyl-8-ribityllumazine synthase: MTLKTIEGTFIAPKGKYALVVGRFNSFVVESLVSGAIDALVRHGVSESDITIIRAPGAFEIPLVTQKVAQRGEYAAIIALGAVIRGGTPHFEYVAGECTKGLAQVSMEYGVPVAFGVLTVDSIEQAIERSGTKAGNKGAEAALSALEMVSLLAQLEAK, translated from the coding sequence ATGACCCTGAAGACCATCGAAGGTACCTTCATCGCCCCGAAGGGCAAATACGCCCTGGTGGTGGGCCGTTTCAACAGCTTCGTCGTCGAGAGCCTGGTCAGCGGCGCCATTGACGCCCTGGTTCGCCACGGTGTGAGCGAGAGCGACATCACTATCATCCGCGCACCGGGCGCCTTCGAGATTCCGCTGGTGACCCAGAAGGTCGCTCAGCGTGGCGAGTACGCGGCGATCATCGCCCTGGGCGCGGTGATCCGTGGCGGCACCCCGCACTTCGAATACGTGGCGGGCGAGTGCACCAAGGGCCTGGCCCAGGTGTCCATGGAGTACGGCGTGCCGGTCGCCTTCGGCGTGCTGACCGTCGACTCCATCGAACAAGCCATCGAACGTTCCGGCACCAAGGCGGGTAACAAGGGTGCCGAAGCTGCGCTGTCTGCCCTGGAAATGGTCAGCCTGCTGGCGCAGTTGGAGGCCAAGTGA
- the nusB gene encoding transcription antitermination factor NusB: MSNSGNGQPAKKGPSGKILARREARTLAMQALYSWHIAGQPLNEIEAQFRVDNDFSKVDGAYFHEILHGVPRQKTELDETFTPLLDRPLEEIDPVELAILRLSTYELKNRVDVPYKVVINEGIELAKVFGATDGHKFVNGILDKLAPKLRAAEVNANKR; this comes from the coding sequence GTGAGCAACTCCGGTAACGGCCAGCCGGCCAAGAAGGGCCCCAGCGGCAAGATCCTTGCGCGCCGCGAAGCCCGTACCCTGGCCATGCAGGCCCTGTACTCCTGGCATATCGCCGGCCAGCCGCTGAACGAGATCGAAGCGCAGTTTCGCGTCGACAACGATTTCAGCAAGGTCGATGGTGCCTACTTCCACGAGATCCTGCACGGCGTGCCGCGGCAGAAGACCGAGCTGGACGAGACCTTCACGCCCCTGCTCGATCGCCCGCTGGAAGAGATCGACCCGGTCGAGCTGGCCATCCTGCGTCTTTCCACCTACGAGCTGAAGAACCGCGTCGACGTCCCCTACAAGGTGGTGATCAACGAAGGTATCGAGCTGGCCAAGGTGTTCGGTGCCACCGACGGGCACAAGTTCGTCAACGGCATCCTCGACAAGCTTGCGCCCAAGCTGCGTGCCGCCGAAGTCAACGCCAACAAACGTTGA
- the trxA gene encoding thioredoxin, with product MSDSPYIFDISGAANFEQLVIENSFHKPVLVDFWAEWCAPCKALMPMLAKITEDYAGELLLAKVNCDIEQDIVMRFGIRSLPTVVLFKNGQPVDGFAGAQPEAAIREMLKPHVAEPAPVAADPMEIAQALFAEGRFAETEALLKQVLTENNENAAALILYARCLAERGELGEAQVVLDAVKGDEHKQALAGAKAQLTFLRQAADLPEVATLKSRLAQNAEDDEAVYQLAVQQLARQQYEAALDGLLKLFVRNRSYGDGLPHKTLLQVFDLLGGDHPLVTSYRRKLYQAIY from the coding sequence ATGAGCGACTCCCCTTACATCTTCGACATCTCCGGCGCCGCCAACTTCGAGCAACTGGTGATCGAGAACTCCTTTCACAAGCCGGTGCTGGTGGACTTCTGGGCCGAGTGGTGCGCGCCGTGCAAGGCGCTGATGCCGATGCTGGCGAAGATCACCGAGGACTATGCCGGCGAGCTGCTGCTGGCCAAGGTCAACTGCGATATCGAGCAGGACATCGTCATGCGCTTCGGCATCCGCAGCCTGCCCACCGTGGTGCTGTTCAAGAATGGTCAGCCGGTGGACGGCTTCGCCGGCGCCCAGCCGGAAGCGGCCATCCGCGAGATGCTCAAACCGCACGTCGCCGAACCGGCGCCGGTTGCCGCCGACCCGATGGAGATCGCCCAGGCGCTGTTCGCCGAAGGCCGTTTCGCCGAAACCGAGGCCCTGCTCAAGCAGGTGCTGACCGAGAACAACGAGAACGCCGCGGCATTGATTCTCTATGCCCGCTGCCTGGCCGAGCGCGGCGAGCTGGGCGAGGCCCAGGTGGTGCTCGATGCGGTCAAGGGCGACGAGCACAAGCAGGCGCTGGCCGGCGCCAAGGCGCAGCTGACCTTCCTGCGCCAGGCTGCCGACCTGCCGGAAGTGGCCACGCTGAAAAGCCGCCTGGCACAGAATGCCGAGGATGACGAAGCGGTCTACCAGCTCGCCGTGCAGCAACTGGCGCGTCAGCAGTACGAAGCCGCGCTGGATGGCCTGCTCAAATTGTTCGTGCGCAACCGCAGCTACGGTGACGGCCTGCCGCACAAGACGCTGCTGCAGGTATTCGATCTGCTCGGCGGCGACCACCCGCTGGTCACCAGCTACCGCCGCAAGCTGTACCAGGCGATTTACTGA
- the ribD gene encoding bifunctional diaminohydroxyphosphoribosylaminopyrimidine deaminase/5-amino-6-(5-phosphoribosylamino)uracil reductase RibD: MSERDHLFMARALRLARKGLYSTHPNPRVGCVIVRDGEIVGEGWHARAGEPHAEVHALRQAGERARGATAYVTLEPCSHHGRTPPCADALVAAGLGRVVAAMQDPNPQVAGRGLLRLANAGIDVLSGVLEGEARALNAGFIKRMESGLPFVRVKSAMSLDGRTAMASGESQWITGPAARAEVQRLRAQSSVVLSGADTVLADDARLTVRPDELGLGAEATFMAASRPPLRVLIDGRLRVPLSKAFFQVGPALVASCAAAAARDRYLADGHELLAVPGSNGHVDLRKLLQELAGRGVNEVLVEAGPRLAGAFARAGLVDEYRIFVAPKLLGSSARPLFELPLNRMAEAPELQIVDIRAVGADWQITAVPKTR; the protein is encoded by the coding sequence ATGAGCGAGCGCGACCATTTGTTCATGGCGCGCGCCCTGCGGCTGGCGCGCAAAGGCCTTTACTCAACCCACCCGAATCCGCGTGTCGGCTGCGTCATCGTGCGTGACGGCGAGATCGTCGGCGAGGGCTGGCATGCCCGGGCCGGCGAGCCGCATGCCGAGGTGCACGCCCTGCGTCAGGCCGGCGAGCGCGCGCGTGGTGCCACCGCCTACGTCACCCTGGAACCCTGCAGCCATCACGGGCGTACGCCGCCCTGCGCCGATGCGCTGGTCGCCGCCGGGCTCGGCCGGGTGGTCGCAGCGATGCAGGACCCCAACCCGCAGGTGGCCGGTCGCGGCCTGCTGCGCCTGGCCAATGCCGGTATCGACGTGTTGTCCGGCGTGCTGGAAGGTGAGGCGCGCGCGCTCAATGCCGGTTTCATCAAGCGCATGGAGAGCGGGTTGCCGTTCGTGCGGGTCAAGTCGGCGATGAGTCTGGATGGCCGCACAGCCATGGCCAGCGGCGAGAGCCAGTGGATCACCGGGCCGGCGGCGCGTGCCGAGGTGCAGCGGTTGCGCGCCCAGTCCAGCGTGGTGCTCAGCGGCGCCGACACCGTGCTGGCCGACGACGCCCGGTTGACCGTGCGCCCCGACGAGTTGGGGCTGGGCGCAGAAGCGACGTTCATGGCCGCCTCGCGGCCGCCGCTGCGTGTGCTGATCGATGGTCGGTTGCGGGTACCGCTGAGCAAGGCGTTCTTCCAAGTCGGCCCGGCGCTGGTGGCCTCCTGTGCGGCTGCAGCTGCGCGCGACCGCTACCTGGCCGACGGACACGAACTGCTCGCCGTGCCGGGTAGCAATGGTCATGTCGACCTGCGCAAGCTGCTGCAGGAGCTGGCCGGGCGTGGCGTCAACGAGGTGCTGGTGGAGGCCGGGCCGCGTCTGGCCGGCGCCTTCGCCCGCGCCGGGCTGGTGGACGAGTACCGCATCTTCGTTGCGCCCAAACTGCTGGGTTCCAGTGCTCGGCCGTTGTTCGAGCTGCCGCTCAACCGCATGGCCGAGGCGCCGGAGTTGCAGATTGTCGATATCCGCGCCGTCGGCGCCGACTGGCAGATCACCGCGGTGCCCAAGACCAGATAG
- the ribBA gene encoding bifunctional 3,4-dihydroxy-2-butanone-4-phosphate synthase/GTP cyclohydrolase II, with protein MALNTAEELIEDIRAGKMVILMDDEDRENEGDIIIASECVTAEHINFMARFARGLICMPMTRERCELLKLPLMAPRNGSGFGTKFTVSIEAAEGVTTGISAADRARTVQAAVARNAVADDIVSPGHIFPLMAQPGGVLARAGHTEAACDLARMAGFEPSGVICEIMNDDGTMARRPELEAFAEQHGLKIGTIADLIHYRLIHERTVERISEQPLDTELGQFNLVTYRDAVEDTAHMALTLGTICAEEPTLVRVHNMDPLRDLFLVNQPGRWSMRAAMAEVAKAGSGVVLLLGNPLTGPELLALISRQQPANPATYSTVGAGSQILRDLGVRKMRLMSSPMKFNAISGFDLEVVEYLPAD; from the coding sequence ATGGCGCTCAACACCGCTGAAGAACTGATCGAAGACATCCGCGCCGGCAAGATGGTCATCCTCATGGATGACGAGGACCGCGAGAACGAAGGCGACATCATCATCGCCTCCGAATGCGTCACCGCCGAGCACATCAACTTCATGGCCCGCTTCGCCCGTGGCCTGATCTGCATGCCGATGACCCGCGAACGCTGCGAGCTGCTTAAGCTGCCGCTGATGGCGCCGCGCAACGGCTCCGGTTTCGGCACCAAGTTCACCGTCTCCATCGAGGCCGCCGAGGGCGTGACCACCGGCATCTCCGCCGCCGACCGTGCCCGTACCGTGCAGGCCGCGGTGGCGCGTAATGCGGTGGCCGACGACATCGTCAGCCCCGGCCACATCTTTCCGCTGATGGCCCAACCCGGCGGCGTGCTGGCGCGTGCCGGCCATACCGAAGCGGCCTGCGACCTGGCGCGCATGGCCGGTTTCGAGCCGAGCGGGGTGATCTGCGAGATCATGAACGACGACGGCACCATGGCCCGTCGCCCGGAGCTGGAGGCCTTCGCCGAGCAGCACGGTCTGAAGATCGGCACCATCGCCGACCTGATCCACTACCGCCTGATCCACGAGCGCACCGTCGAGCGCATCAGCGAGCAGCCGCTGGATACCGAGCTGGGCCAGTTCAATCTGGTGACTTACCGCGACGCGGTGGAAGACACCGCACACATGGCGCTGACCCTGGGCACCATCTGCGCCGAGGAACCGACCCTGGTGCGCGTGCACAACATGGACCCGCTGCGCGACCTGTTCCTGGTCAACCAGCCGGGCCGCTGGAGCATGCGTGCGGCGATGGCGGAAGTGGCCAAGGCCGGTAGCGGCGTGGTGCTGCTGCTCGGCAACCCGCTGACCGGGCCGGAGTTGCTGGCGCTGATCAGCCGTCAGCAGCCGGCCAACCCTGCGACCTACAGCACCGTGGGCGCCGGCTCGCAGATTCTGCGCGATCTCGGCGTGCGCAAGATGCGCCTGATGAGCTCGCCGATGAAGTTCAACGCGATATCCGGCTTCGACCTCGAGGTTGTAGAATACCTGCCGGCTGACTAA
- a CDS encoding phosphatidylglycerophosphatase A family protein produces MTDHPNQVPAEYVPPSVWRNPWHFIAFGFGSGTLPKAPGTWGSLVALPFVPLWQMLPDWGYWLMLGVTMLFGFWLCGKVADDLRVHDHEGIVWDEMVGMWITLWLVPEGWVWLLLGFLMFRLFDIVKPWPIRWIDRHVHGGVGIMLDDVIAGVFAWLAMQGLVWGWDRYAAVLGF; encoded by the coding sequence GTGACCGATCACCCCAACCAGGTTCCCGCCGAATACGTACCGCCGTCGGTATGGCGCAATCCCTGGCACTTCATCGCCTTCGGCTTCGGCTCCGGCACCCTGCCCAAGGCGCCCGGCACCTGGGGCTCGCTGGTGGCACTGCCGTTCGTGCCGCTGTGGCAGATGCTGCCCGACTGGGGTTACTGGCTCATGCTCGGAGTGACCATGCTGTTCGGCTTCTGGCTGTGCGGCAAGGTGGCCGACGACCTGCGCGTGCACGATCACGAAGGCATCGTCTGGGACGAGATGGTCGGCATGTGGATCACCCTGTGGCTGGTACCCGAGGGCTGGGTCTGGTTGCTGCTAGGCTTTCTTATGTTTCGTCTGTTCGACATCGTCAAACCCTGGCCGATTCGCTGGATCGATCGGCACGTGCATGGCGGTGTCGGCATCATGCTCGACGATGTAATCGCTGGCGTGTTCGCCTGGTTGGCCATGCAGGGGCTGGTCTGGGGGTGGGACCGTTATGCGGCGGTGTTGGGCTTCTAG
- a CDS encoding class I SAM-dependent methyltransferase, translated as MRSPEHLQQALSELLGDARLVAETLPGTDIALWLIDASNMDRAFNAEETRRILEEPPYWCFCWASGLVLARWLAERPEWVRGKRVLDFGAGSGVAAIAAARAGAAEVVACDLDPLALAASRANAELNGVTLNYSADFFAEADRYDLILVADVLYDRANLPLLDHFLSRGRQALVADSRVKDFRHPLYQRLALLDGCTWPDLAEPAEFREVSLYHATRPL; from the coding sequence ATGAGATCACCCGAACACCTGCAGCAGGCGCTGAGCGAACTGCTCGGCGACGCCCGCCTGGTGGCCGAAACGCTGCCGGGCACCGATATCGCCCTGTGGCTGATCGACGCCAGCAACATGGATCGCGCGTTCAACGCCGAGGAAACCCGGCGCATTCTCGAGGAGCCGCCCTACTGGTGCTTCTGCTGGGCCAGCGGCCTGGTGCTGGCCCGCTGGCTGGCCGAACGCCCCGAGTGGGTGCGCGGCAAGCGCGTGCTGGATTTTGGCGCGGGCTCCGGCGTGGCTGCCATCGCCGCGGCCAGGGCGGGCGCCGCCGAAGTGGTGGCCTGCGATCTCGACCCACTGGCGCTGGCCGCCAGTCGCGCCAATGCCGAACTCAATGGCGTGACGCTGAACTACTCGGCGGACTTCTTCGCCGAGGCCGACCGCTACGACCTGATCCTGGTGGCCGACGTGCTTTACGACCGCGCCAACCTGCCGCTGCTGGACCACTTCCTCAGCCGTGGCCGTCAGGCGCTGGTGGCCGACTCGCGGGTCAAGGACTTCCGCCATCCGCTGTACCAGCGTCTGGCCCTGCTCGATGGCTGCACCTGGCCGGATCTGGCCGAGCCGGCGGAATTTCGCGAGGTCAGCCTGTATCACGCCACGCGCCCCTTGTAA
- the thiL gene encoding thiamine-phosphate kinase → MNEFELIRRYFAAAPCAQGGDGVVRGIGDDCALLALPAGEQLAVSTDTLVAGVHFPEACDAFLLGQRALAVSASDLAAMGASPLAFTLALTLPSANETWLAEFARGLQTMAQSCSLALVGGDTTRGPLSLTLTVFGRVPNGQALLRSGAQVGDLLCVGGELGDAAGALPLVLGQREAAADISEALLARYWAPQPQLALGQALRGRATAALDISDGLLADCGHIAKASQVALKIELEQVPLSAALRAFAGEEQARTCALGGGDDYRLAFTLPPAQLADLQADWPEIRVIGRVQAGTGVELLDAAGQPIEPPRGGYQHF, encoded by the coding sequence GTGAATGAGTTCGAGCTGATCCGCCGCTATTTCGCCGCCGCCCCCTGTGCGCAGGGCGGCGACGGCGTGGTTCGCGGCATCGGTGATGACTGCGCGCTGCTTGCATTGCCCGCCGGTGAACAGCTGGCGGTTTCCACCGACACGCTGGTTGCCGGGGTGCACTTTCCCGAAGCCTGCGATGCCTTTCTTCTCGGTCAGCGCGCGCTGGCCGTTTCCGCCAGTGATCTGGCTGCCATGGGCGCGTCGCCCTTGGCCTTTACCCTCGCCCTGACCCTGCCGAGCGCCAATGAAACCTGGCTGGCCGAGTTCGCTCGTGGCCTGCAGACGATGGCGCAGAGCTGTTCGCTGGCGCTGGTCGGTGGCGACACCACGCGCGGTCCGCTGAGCCTGACGCTGACCGTGTTCGGCCGGGTGCCGAATGGGCAGGCGCTGCTGCGCAGTGGCGCCCAGGTGGGCGATCTGCTCTGCGTCGGCGGCGAACTGGGCGATGCCGCGGGCGCGCTGCCGCTGGTGCTGGGGCAGCGCGAAGCGGCGGCGGACATCAGCGAAGCATTGCTGGCGCGTTACTGGGCGCCGCAGCCGCAGCTGGCTCTGGGCCAGGCCTTGCGCGGGCGGGCCACGGCCGCGCTGGATATTTCCGACGGGCTGCTGGCCGACTGCGGGCATATCGCCAAGGCTTCACAGGTGGCCCTTAAGATCGAGCTGGAGCAAGTGCCGCTGTCTGCAGCGCTGCGCGCCTTCGCCGGCGAGGAGCAGGCGCGGACCTGCGCGCTGGGCGGTGGCGACGACTACCGACTTGCCTTTACCCTACCGCCAGCCCAGCTCGCCGATCTGCAGGCCGATTGGCCCGAAATACGGGTGATCGGCCGTGTGCAGGCCGGTACTGGGGTAGAGTTGCTGGACGCCGCCGGCCAGCCCATCGAGCCGCCGCGTGGCGGCTACCAACATTTCTGA
- a CDS encoding ABC transporter ATP-binding protein gives MTEPLIELADLGFAWPGQAQLLDIPSFTLARGETLFLKGPSGSGKTTLLGLLGGVQKAQRGHIRLLGQDLGQLSAGARDRFRVDHTGYIFQQFNLLPFLSVRENVELPCRFSRSRAERARQRHGSIDAAAAALLDHLGLRADLLGRRADELSIGQQQRVAAARALIGQPELVIADEPTSALDFDAREAFLQLLFAECRAAGASLLFVSHDQSLAALFDRSLSLAELNRATRPQEA, from the coding sequence ATGACCGAACCTCTGATCGAACTGGCCGACCTCGGCTTCGCCTGGCCCGGCCAGGCGCAATTGCTGGACATCCCCAGCTTCACCCTGGCACGCGGCGAGACCCTGTTTCTCAAGGGCCCCAGCGGCAGCGGCAAGACCACCCTGCTCGGCCTGCTGGGCGGCGTGCAAAAGGCCCAGCGCGGGCACATCCGCCTGCTCGGCCAGGATCTCGGCCAGCTCTCGGCCGGCGCCCGCGACCGCTTTCGTGTCGATCACACCGGCTACATCTTCCAGCAGTTCAACCTGCTGCCCTTTCTCTCGGTGCGCGAGAACGTCGAACTGCCCTGCCGCTTCTCACGCTCGCGTGCAGAACGCGCGCGCCAGCGCCATGGCAGCATCGATGCTGCAGCCGCCGCGCTGCTCGACCATCTGGGGCTGCGCGCCGACCTGCTCGGCCGCCGCGCCGACGAGTTGTCCATCGGCCAGCAGCAGCGCGTTGCTGCCGCGCGCGCATTGATCGGCCAGCCGGAACTGGTGATCGCCGACGAACCCACCTCGGCGCTGGACTTCGACGCCCGCGAGGCCTTCCTCCAGCTGCTCTTCGCCGAATGCCGCGCGGCCGGCGCCAGCCTGCTGTTCGTCAGCCACGACCAGAGCCTGGCTGCACTGTTCGACCGCAGCCTGTCGCTGGCCGAACTCAACCGCGCCACGCGCCCCCAGGAGGCCTGA
- a CDS encoding YbaY family lipoprotein codes for MNRYLPLLPLAVAALLSACASEPTATVPAAAPAPAPASAPTVPAAKVAPGPSLRGELLGVAEGADVDLALLAIDLRGRPSALLAQVQLRGDGAPLPFRLPLAANNQIQGQRIELRGRVSLSGRLVQRLPPRTIAELKDQDLGSLQLVPAP; via the coding sequence ATGAACCGATACCTGCCCCTGCTTCCTCTCGCCGTCGCCGCCCTGCTCAGCGCCTGCGCCAGCGAACCGACCGCCACTGTCCCCGCAGCTGCACCGGCGCCAGCGCCAGCGTCCGCACCCACCGTCCCCGCCGCCAAAGTGGCGCCTGGCCCCAGCCTGCGCGGCGAGCTGCTCGGCGTCGCCGAGGGTGCCGACGTCGACCTGGCGCTGCTGGCCATCGACCTGCGCGGCCGCCCGAGCGCCCTGCTCGCCCAGGTTCAGTTGCGCGGCGATGGCGCGCCCTTGCCGTTCCGCCTCCCGCTCGCCGCCAACAACCAGATTCAGGGCCAGCGCATCGAACTGCGCGGCCGGGTCAGCCTCTCCGGTCGCCTGGTGCAGCGCCTGCCGCCACGCACCATTGCCGAGCTCAAGGACCAGGACCTCGGCTCGCTGCAGCTGGTGCCGGCACCATGA
- a CDS encoding substrate-binding periplasmic protein, with amino-acid sequence MAARRLTLLLGMVVMLTVHAELQLPSEIHVASEVWEGHTNADGTGMGWDILREVFEPAGVALRTQSVPYTRAVGLVQRGGVDAWVGSYRNEVDEGVHYPRWHYDSEQISALGLKSRPAPTLERLGELRLIWMRGYEYQRYLPNVRHYREVRRHSGILGMLDHGHADFYIDARVEIEVVLAEAAQEIRDRYQVADLKWLPLYLGFADNSRGRALADLFDQRMEQLVEAGTLKPIFERWQQPYPFD; translated from the coding sequence ATGGCAGCTAGGCGGCTGACGCTGCTGCTGGGTATGGTCGTGATGCTGACGGTGCATGCCGAGCTGCAGCTACCGAGCGAGATCCATGTGGCCAGCGAGGTCTGGGAGGGCCACACCAATGCCGACGGTACCGGCATGGGCTGGGATATCCTGCGCGAGGTGTTCGAGCCGGCCGGGGTCGCCTTGCGCACGCAGAGCGTTCCCTACACGCGTGCGGTCGGTCTGGTGCAGCGTGGCGGCGTCGACGCCTGGGTCGGCTCCTATCGCAATGAGGTCGACGAAGGCGTGCACTACCCGCGCTGGCATTACGATAGCGAGCAGATCAGCGCTCTGGGGCTCAAGTCCAGGCCTGCGCCGACGCTGGAGCGGCTCGGCGAGCTGCGCCTGATATGGATGCGTGGCTACGAATACCAGCGCTACCTGCCGAATGTGCGGCATTACCGGGAAGTTCGCCGCCACAGCGGTATTCTGGGCATGCTCGACCACGGCCATGCCGATTTCTACATTGACGCCCGCGTCGAGATCGAAGTGGTACTGGCGGAGGCCGCGCAGGAGATTCGCGATCGCTATCAGGTGGCCGATCTCAAGTGGCTGCCGCTGTACCTCGGTTTCGCCGACAACTCCAGAGGGCGTGCGCTGGCCGACCTCTTCGATCAGCGCATGGAGCAGCTGGTCGAGGCCGGCACGCTGAAGCCGATCTTCGAGCGCTGGCAGCAGCCCTATCCCTTCGACTGA
- the nrdR gene encoding transcriptional regulator NrdR, producing MHCPFCAANDTKVIDSRLVAEGDQVRRRRECVACGERFTTFETAELVMPRLIKQDGSRQPFDEEKLRAGMQRALEKRPVSVERLEEAIARIKQQLRATGEREVKSLVLGELVMTELSKLDEVAYIRFASVYRRFQDLNEFREEIERLAREPSKSR from the coding sequence ATGCATTGTCCCTTCTGCGCCGCCAACGACACCAAGGTCATCGATTCCCGTCTGGTTGCCGAGGGCGATCAGGTGCGCCGCCGCCGCGAGTGCGTGGCCTGCGGCGAACGGTTCACCACCTTCGAAACCGCCGAGCTGGTGATGCCGCGTCTGATCAAGCAGGACGGCAGCCGTCAGCCCTTCGACGAGGAGAAGCTGCGCGCCGGCATGCAGCGCGCGCTGGAGAAGCGCCCGGTGAGCGTCGAACGTCTGGAAGAGGCCATCGCCCGCATCAAGCAGCAACTGCGCGCCACCGGTGAGCGCGAGGTGAAATCGCTGGTGCTCGGTGAGCTGGTGATGACCGAGCTGAGCAAGCTCGACGAGGTGGCCTACATCCGTTTCGCCTCGGTGTACCGACGCTTCCAGGACCTCAACGAGTTCCGCGAAGAGATCGAGCGCCTGGCCCGCGAGCCGTCGAAAAGCCGATGA
- a CDS encoding DUF2796 domain-containing protein: MRHLLLALPFALLPLAAAQAHEHGHDHDHHHDSLGAHEHGVASLNVALDGNLLELQFDSPAMNLVGFEHAAKSDADKAKVAAAKRELEQPVSLFALSSGDCKATEVELQSPLFAGKGHDHKHDHHDHKHEGEHSDIHAHYRFECAKANELKQLDLAELFKRFPATEKIQVQLIGPNGQQGAELTAAQPRLSF; this comes from the coding sequence ATGCGCCATCTGCTTCTCGCTCTGCCCTTTGCCCTGCTGCCCCTGGCTGCCGCACAGGCCCATGAACACGGGCACGACCATGATCACCACCACGACAGCCTCGGTGCCCACGAGCACGGCGTTGCCAGCCTCAACGTGGCGCTCGACGGCAACCTGCTGGAACTGCAGTTCGACAGCCCGGCGATGAACCTGGTGGGTTTCGAACATGCCGCCAAGAGCGATGCCGACAAGGCCAAGGTCGCCGCCGCCAAGCGCGAACTGGAACAGCCCGTCAGCCTGTTCGCCCTGTCCAGCGGCGACTGCAAGGCCACCGAGGTCGAGCTGCAGAGCCCGCTGTTCGCCGGCAAGGGGCACGACCACAAGCACGACCATCACGACCACAAGCACGAAGGCGAACACAGCGACATCCATGCGCACTACCGCTTCGAATGCGCCAAGGCCAACGAATTGAAACAACTGGATCTGGCCGAACTGTTCAAACGCTTCCCCGCCACCGAGAAGATTCAGGTACAACTGATCGGCCCGAACGGCCAGCAGGGCGCCGAACTGACGGCCGCCCAGCCGCGCCTGAGCTTCTGA